The Drosophila nasuta strain 15112-1781.00 unplaced genomic scaffold, ASM2355853v1 ctg32_pilon, whole genome shotgun sequence genome has a segment encoding these proteins:
- the LOC132797917 gene encoding uncharacterized protein LOC132797917 isoform X1, with the protein MTLKKKLSPYNFRSRSKLKFERSVRFVVELVQQLRARLPKNFETLEKINVFSVDRILRAQKEKIEDFLEQLNVENISDILTQYGKIHLFYWENKEDTVKFWAEVLSFRDSGDNNPFKSLALFAIRLLCLPWSNAEVERVFSQMNIVKSNLRNRLHIKTLNSILKIRYGLRRNGKCCHDYEVPTKFLKMMAENEKYNNEDSEDVDLIKSLLDI; encoded by the exons ATGactttgaaaaaaaaattaagtccTTACAACTTCAGGAGCAGATCGAAGTTGAAATTCGAACGAAGTGTGCGTTTCGTTGTGGAGTTGGTCCAACAGCTAAGAGCCAG attGCCGAAGAACTTCGAAACGctggaaaaaataaatgttttttctgTTGATAGGATTTTGAGAGctcaaaaagagaaaattgaAGATTTCTTGGAGCAGCTCAATGTGGAAAATATAAGCGATATCCTAACGCAATACGGAAAGATCCATTTATTTTACTGGGAGAACAAGGAGGACACTGTCAAATTTTGGGCAGAAGTGCTGAGCTTTAGGGACTCAGGTGACAACAACCCTTTCAAGTCCTTAGCGCTGTTTGCTATAAGGCTACTCTGTTTGCCTTGGTCAAATGCTGAGGTAGAGCGTGTGTTCAGTCAAATGAACATAGTAAAAAGTAACCTCAGAAACAGGTTACATATAAAAAcactaaattcaattttaaaaataag ATACGGCCTGCGcagaaatggaaaatgctgCCACGATTATGAAGTGCCAacgaaatttttaaaaatgatggCCGAAAATGAGAAATATAACAATGAAGACAGTGAAGATGTAgatttaataaaatcattattggacatttaa
- the LOC132797917 gene encoding uncharacterized protein LOC132797917 isoform X2: MPKVLYTQKFRDAWMQASEFKAWIRKDETDLSKAYCSYCKCSIKAKIFDLRAHAETKKHISASSCFSQTNKISFSRMATKQTEQEAALCLFIAEHTAIAQIDHLSRLCVHNFGACPSAAKIRLGRTKCTSIINNVLAQHFDEDLTADIGDSNYSLLLDESTDVSVTKLVGVAINYFIVKCGAIVSIFFKPYSHRIRRCCFDSRRC; this comes from the exons ATGCCTAAAGTGCTTTATACGCAAAAGTTTCGCGATGCTTGGATGCAGGCTAGTGAGTTCAAGGCCTGGATCCGGAAGGATGAGACGGATTTGTCAAAAGCTTACTGTAGCTACTGCAAATGCAGTATTAAAGCGAAAATATTCGATTTAAGGGCTCATGCTGAGACGAAGAAGCACATTTCGGCATCGAGTTGCTTCAGTCAAACCAACAAAATTTCGTTCTCTCGGATGGCTACGAAGCAAACAGAGCAGGAAGCAGCGTTGTGCCTATTTATAGCAGAGCACACTGCTATTGCACAAATAGACCACCTCAGCAGATTGTGTGTGCATAATTTTGGCGCGTGTCCTTCTGCTGCAAAAATAAGGCTTGGCCGAACAAAGTGCACAAGCATTATTAACAACGTTTTGGCGCAGCACTTCGATGAAGACTTAACTGCAGACATTGGTGATTCGAATTATAGCCTGCTCCTGGATGAATCTACAGATGTCAGCGTAACAAAGCTAGTTG gtGTTGCCATAAATTACTTCATTGTAAAATGTGGCGCAATtgtatctattttttttaagccTTATTCCCATCGAATCCGAAGATGCTGTTTCGATAGCCGAAGGTGTTAG